A genomic region of Roseofilum casamattae BLCC-M143 contains the following coding sequences:
- the cas3 gene encoding type I-D CRISPR-associated helicase Cas3': MNEYSITLKSVYSCPATESIAKIKLPEGWRLSWHQLETWKALQNPEIDVVFNTAMTGDGKSLAAYLSSLQSKEYCIALYPTNELARDQEQQVRDYIAQFQPSNDPRTVRLSGAELEIYAEQEGLKKLGAIATRIMQSEIILTNPDIFHYLHRGAYLTAKDSPDKLWQRLDKNFDLFIFDEFHVFAAPQISSVINTLLLIRCTNRRKKFLFLSATPNSDFKDKLVQAGFRCHEIDPIAENKYEFPKTPEEVERLSEQGWRKVTGEILLNFIPLEPSGNSSETWLKEQSELIVRQFQEKPGSKGAIILNSIAAVKRLTAFFRDLLSPYGLVVGENTGLSGKQVKSESLAADLVIGTSTIDVGVDFKINFLFFEAADSGNFIQRLGRLGRHEGYYKDGKDIWFDGFTAYALVPQFLVERLFAGEEATLKVGGVCDRTFFHHQITDNYRKINDFRGYYPRWGAVQSMVLCSQLKHKTIKAVYKDSAELFESTCEGIFKTRLVSLYGLSKKWQKEWQELSGNQTGNPILEDATSFRGSSSLQYGLYDLTETNEADRFKTYELPGILGNLDVEPMTEKAFMFAIENTKKRLDTAIPKGRFRHCLGFMKLHAYREERLNWQFTYPGELQLVADSWKVGMLAGLEIWQPENPWIEGINQRLKRQGLTSYVLRFSVSEVRSRLRLPMHFQIYPISDTDSLQDRTAPYSIAFGQSALLLDTLAYTLKSKGDEQWIV; this comes from the coding sequence ATGAATGAGTATTCTATTACCCTAAAATCGGTTTATTCTTGTCCGGCAACCGAGTCGATCGCTAAGATAAAACTACCCGAAGGTTGGCGGTTATCTTGGCATCAGTTGGAGACTTGGAAAGCGCTACAAAATCCAGAGATTGATGTAGTGTTTAATACGGCGATGACGGGAGATGGGAAAAGTTTAGCCGCTTATTTATCTAGCTTGCAAAGTAAAGAGTATTGTATTGCTCTCTATCCTACTAATGAATTGGCGCGAGATCAAGAGCAGCAGGTACGGGATTATATTGCTCAATTTCAACCTAGTAACGATCCTCGGACGGTACGGTTAAGCGGTGCGGAGTTGGAGATTTATGCCGAACAAGAAGGGTTGAAGAAGTTGGGTGCGATCGCAACTCGCATTATGCAATCAGAAATTATTTTAACCAACCCGGATATCTTTCATTACTTGCATCGGGGAGCGTATCTCACTGCTAAAGATAGTCCCGATAAATTATGGCAAAGATTGGATAAAAACTTCGATCTATTTATCTTTGATGAATTTCACGTTTTTGCCGCTCCACAAATTTCCAGCGTTATCAATACTCTGCTGCTGATTCGCTGTACCAATCGTCGCAAGAAATTTCTCTTTCTGTCTGCCACGCCAAATTCCGACTTTAAAGATAAATTAGTGCAGGCTGGTTTTCGCTGTCATGAAATCGATCCCATCGCGGAAAATAAGTATGAATTTCCGAAAACGCCAGAGGAAGTGGAACGGCTATCGGAACAAGGTTGGCGCAAAGTGACTGGGGAAATATTGCTGAACTTTATTCCATTAGAGCCATCGGGAAATTCGTCCGAAACCTGGCTGAAAGAGCAGAGCGAGTTAATCGTCCGACAGTTTCAGGAGAAACCGGGAAGTAAAGGCGCAATTATTCTCAATTCGATCGCGGCAGTGAAGCGATTGACTGCATTTTTTCGAGACTTACTTTCTCCTTATGGTTTAGTGGTTGGCGAGAATACCGGATTATCTGGAAAACAAGTTAAATCTGAGTCTCTCGCTGCCGATTTGGTTATTGGTACGAGTACCATTGATGTGGGAGTTGACTTTAAAATTAACTTCCTTTTCTTTGAAGCCGCAGATTCCGGTAATTTTATTCAGCGCTTGGGACGATTGGGACGACATGAAGGCTATTATAAAGATGGAAAAGATATCTGGTTTGATGGGTTTACCGCTTATGCGCTAGTACCGCAGTTTCTGGTAGAACGCTTGTTTGCTGGAGAGGAAGCTACGCTAAAAGTTGGAGGAGTTTGCGATCGCACCTTTTTCCACCATCAAATTACCGACAACTATCGCAAAATCAATGACTTTCGCGGTTACTATCCTCGCTGGGGTGCCGTCCAGTCTATGGTGTTGTGCAGCCAGTTGAAACATAAAACGATTAAAGCCGTTTACAAAGATAGCGCGGAACTATTTGAATCTACATGCGAGGGAATTTTTAAGACTCGTCTCGTTAGCTTGTATGGTTTAAGCAAAAAATGGCAGAAAGAATGGCAAGAGTTATCGGGAAATCAGACAGGAAATCCGATTCTAGAGGATGCCACCAGTTTCCGAGGTTCCAGTAGTTTGCAATATGGTTTATACGATCTGACAGAAACCAATGAAGCAGATCGATTCAAAACCTACGAGTTACCGGGGATTTTGGGTAACTTAGATGTGGAACCGATGACGGAAAAAGCGTTTATGTTTGCGATCGAGAATACGAAAAAGCGTCTCGATACCGCGATCCCGAAAGGACGATTTCGCCATTGCTTGGGATTCATGAAACTACACGCTTATCGAGAGGAGCGTCTCAACTGGCAGTTTACTTATCCTGGAGAGTTGCAACTGGTGGCAGATTCCTGGAAAGTAGGAATGTTAGCGGGTTTGGAGATTTGGCAACCGGAAAATCCGTGGATTGAGGGGATTAATCAGCGTCTGAAGCGTCAGGGGTTGACGAGCTATGTGTTGCGGTTTTCGGTGAGTGAAGTGCGATCGCGCTTGCGTTTACCCATGCATTTCCAGATTTATCCAATTAGCGATACCGACAGTCTCCAAGATCGGACAGCACCCTATTCTATCGCTTTCGGACAATCGGCACTACTCCTCGATACTCTGGCATATACCTTGAAAAGTAAAGGAGACGAACAATGGATAGTTTAG